The following are from one region of the Natronosporangium hydrolyticum genome:
- a CDS encoding DUF3097 domain-containing protein, with protein sequence MGGVLGGRRRRGPAPELPADPGLVVEDAESGFCGAVVGFEASAVILEDRHGGRRLFPLLPAAFLVDGEPVTLRRPTAAAPTTTRRTASGSIAVADAPAQVARASRIWVEGIHDAALLERIWGDDLRIEGVVVEPLDGIDDLAAEVAAFQPGPARRLGVLVDHLVPGSKESRVVATITSPYVLVTGHPYVDVWQAVKPDRVGIRQWPQVPLGQPWKEGVCRALGVGEPAELWRQILARVDSFYDVETPLINAVERLIDFVTEPAG encoded by the coding sequence ATGGGTGGCGTGTTGGGCGGTCGGCGGCGGCGCGGCCCGGCGCCGGAGCTGCCGGCCGACCCCGGTCTGGTGGTGGAGGACGCGGAGTCCGGATTCTGCGGCGCGGTGGTCGGCTTCGAGGCCAGCGCGGTGATCCTGGAAGACCGGCACGGCGGGCGCCGACTCTTTCCGCTGTTGCCGGCGGCGTTCCTGGTCGACGGCGAGCCAGTCACCCTGCGCCGCCCCACCGCGGCGGCCCCCACCACCACCCGGCGTACCGCCTCCGGCTCGATCGCGGTCGCCGACGCGCCCGCGCAGGTCGCCCGGGCCAGCCGGATCTGGGTGGAAGGGATCCACGACGCTGCGCTGCTGGAGCGGATCTGGGGCGACGACCTGCGGATCGAAGGGGTAGTGGTGGAGCCCCTCGACGGCATCGACGACCTCGCGGCCGAGGTGGCGGCGTTCCAGCCCGGACCGGCGCGCCGGCTCGGGGTGCTGGTCGACCATCTCGTGCCTGGTTCGAAGGAGAGCCGGGTCGTCGCCACCATCACCTCCCCGTACGTCCTGGTGACCGGCCACCCGTACGTGGATGTGTGGCAGGCGGTCAAGCCGGACCGGGTGGGGATCCGGCAATGGCCGCAGGTGCCGCTCGGCCAACCGTGGAAGGAAGGCGTCTGCCGCGCGCTCGGGGTCGGCGAACCCGCCGAGCTGTGGCGACAGATCCTCGCCCGGGTGGACAGCTTCTACGATGTCGAGACACCGTTGATCAACGCGGTGGAGCGGCTCATCGACTTCGTCACCGAACCGGCCGGGTGA
- the amaP gene encoding alkaline shock response membrane anchor protein AmaP: MERHAAGRNRTGLAITGAVLLVAALAVLARALNLLPGVLGPATDAVGGPRIRELTTDNTWFWVLVAVASVVVALLALGWLLSQLNQGSLRSLRLEPDTRHGTTTVPTRAVTGALEADLTDSPDIRQAQATITGRPSQPRVWVSATLVATADIRGARQRVREALARHRQALTAEELPTTVLLRSGR, from the coding sequence ATGGAGCGACATGCCGCCGGCCGGAACCGGACCGGCCTGGCGATCACTGGCGCGGTGCTGCTGGTGGCGGCGCTGGCGGTGCTCGCCCGGGCGCTGAACCTGCTGCCGGGCGTACTCGGCCCGGCCACCGACGCGGTCGGCGGCCCCCGAATCCGGGAGCTGACCACCGACAACACCTGGTTCTGGGTGCTGGTGGCGGTGGCCTCGGTGGTGGTGGCGCTGCTGGCCCTGGGGTGGCTGCTGAGCCAGTTGAATCAGGGCAGCCTGCGGTCGCTGCGGCTGGAGCCGGACACCCGCCACGGCACCACCACGGTGCCGACCCGGGCAGTGACCGGCGCGCTCGAGGCCGATCTGACCGACAGCCCGGATATCCGGCAGGCCCAGGCGACCATTACTGGTCGGCCTTCGCAGCCGCGGGTGTGGGTCTCGGCGACGCTGGTCGCCACGGCCGACATCCGGGGGGCCCGGCAGCGGGTACGGGAGGCGCTGGCGCGGCACCGGCAGGCGCTGACCGCGGAGGAGCTACCGACGACGGTGCTGCTGCGCTCGGGTCGTTGA